From Arachis stenosperma cultivar V10309 chromosome 2, arast.V10309.gnm1.PFL2, whole genome shotgun sequence, one genomic window encodes:
- the LOC130963041 gene encoding uncharacterized protein LOC130963041: protein MAYQVEVAWEPQDERPSVADRKKVILYGKRFRSLGRRAPTTIPTEAATSLAAPSVGPSAPLAPSILAAPSSASQTMYRLVQHLFERKKKLEYFMMRKQSKIDAIFKRKAADNVGVQTSQPSNLISQEVQVSELSNLTQNTHEHEAKVPRLERDVDISLLERDPGKRRPIWQYNVNERDKIRRAYIIAGPYQPTNISYPASGNNNHRRYFQSSWFKKFSSWLEYSPEKDAAYCLPCYLFSKHYGARNDGKNAFSELGFSNWKKVNNGVNCAFVCHEGSIPNSPHNLCVKSCDDLMADSKHIDKVLDRHSDETIANNRLRGDDESPGSLNRGNFIELIKLLASCNQNVNNVVLENAPGNAQYISPGVQKDILHIFARKVRATIREEIGDSKFCIIIDEVREESKREQMAVVLRFVDKHGCVQERFFDLIHVSDTCSLTLKTEISSVLSRHNLDVQNLRGQGYDGASNMRGEWNGLQALFLKDCPFVYYIHCLAHRLQLALVSAAKEVCYVHQFFSKLTLIVNVVTVSPKRHDQLRVAQANNVANLIANDQIVTGSGLNQIGTLQRAGDTRWGSHLNFVRSLLCMFDATCEVLEKSTEEGNFSTRGDASAAYDAITSFEFVFVLHLMRNILEVSHDLCQALQRKNQDILNALTLVSTTKTLIQRMRESSWEAFIKEVILFCEKHEVEVPDLNAMHIPERGRTRKIVDQISVEHHYRVNLFLAVIDTQLQEINGRFNDNMVALLTLSSTLDPRENYKLFSVNKVCELVERFYPGDFTDQEKFHIRMQAQHYELDVPNHVELTNLCTISELCQGLTKTEKSLTYPLIDRLIRLVLTLPVSTATTERSFSAMNIVKNRLRNKMEDEFLANCLLIYIEKKIAERFDTDSIIDEFYDMKNRRVPLR from the exons ATGGCTTACCAGGTTGAGGTAGCTTGGGAGCCTCAGGATGAGAGACCATCGGTTGCCGACCGTAAGAAGGTTATTCTGTACGGCAAACGGTTCAGATCTCTAGGCCGCAGAGCACCCACTACTATTCCTACAGAGGCGGCCACATCCTTAGCAGCACCTTCGGTAGGACCTTCAGCACCTTTAGCTCCTTCTATACTAGCAGCACCATCATCTGCATCACAGACGATGTATCGCCTTGTGCAACACCTCTTCGAGC gtaAAAAGAAATTAGAATATTTTATGATGAGAAAGCAAAGTAAAATTGATGCAATTTTTAAGAGAAAAGCTGCTGATAATGTTGGAGTTCAAACAAGTCAACCCTCTAATCTTATTTCACAAGAAGTTCAAGTAAGTGAACTCTCTAATCTTACTCAAAATACACATGAACATGAAGCCAAAGTTCCAAGATTAGAAAGAGATGTTGATATCTCTTTACTAGAAAGGGATCCAGGAAAGCGACGTCCAATTTGGCAGTATAATGTCAATGAACGTGACAAGATTCGTAGAGCATACATAATAGCTGGGCCATACCAACCAACAAATATTAGCTATCCAGCTTCTGGTAATAACAATCACCGTCGTTATTTTCAATCTTCTTGGTTTAAGAAATTTTCAAGTTGGTTAGAATATTCACCAGAAAAAGATGCTGCTTATTGTTTGCCTTGCTACTTGTTTAGTAAACATTATGGTGCTCGCAATGATGGAAAAAATGCATTTTCAGAGTTAGGATTTAGTAATTGGAAGAAAGTAAACAATGGAGTGAATTGTGCATTCGTATGTCACGAGGGTTCTATTCCTAATTCTCCTCATAATTTATGTGTGAAATCTTGTGATGATTTAATGGCTGATTCTAAGCATATAGACAAAGTTCTTGATAGGCATAGTGATGAAACTATTGCAAATAACCGATTAAG AGGCGACGATGAAAGTCCTGGATCTTTGAATAGGGGAAATTTTATTGAGTTAATTAAGCTTTTAGCTTCATGTAATCAAAATGTTAATAATGTTGTCCTTGAAAATGCTCCTGGAAATGCTCAATATATATCTCCCGGTGTTCAAAAAGATATATTGCATATCTTTGCTAGAAAAGTGCGTGCAACAATTCGAGAAGAAATTGGTGATTctaaattttgtataattattgATGAAGTAAGAGAAGAGTCAAAGCGAGAACAAATGGCTGTGGTTTTGAGATTTGTAGACAAGCACGGTTGTGTTCAAGAAAGATTTTTTGATCTTATACATGTTTCTGATACGTGTTCTTTGACATTGAAAACAGAAATTTCATCAGTTCTTTCTCGTCATAATCTTGATGTTCAAAATCTTAGGGGACAAGGGTATGATGGAGCTAGTAATATGCGTGGTGAATGGAATGGATTGCAAGCTCTATTTTTGAAAGATTGCCCTTTTGTTTATTACATTCATTGTCTTGCTCATCGATTACAATTAGCACTTGTTTCTGCAGCCAAAGAAGTTTGTTATGTTCATcaattcttttcaaaacttACCCTAATTGTGAATGTTGTGACTGTTTCTCCTAAACGTCATGATCAGTTAAGGGTTGCTCAAGCAAATAATGTTGCAAACTTAATTGCCAATGATCAAATTGTGACAGGTAGTGGACTTAATCAAATTGGTACTTTGCAAAGAGCTGGAGATACTAGATGGGGGTCTCATTTGAATTTTGTACGTAGCTTGCTATGCATGTTTGATGCTACTTGTGAAGTTCTTGAAAAAAGCACTGAAGAAGGTAATTTCTCCACTCGTGGTGATGCTAGTGCTGCTTATGATGCTATCACATCCTTTGAATTTGTCTTTGTTTTGCATTTGATGAGAAATATTTTGGAAGTTAGTCATGATCTTTGTCAAGCTTTGCAACGAAAAAATCAAGACATATTGAATGCCTTAACTCTGGTTTCTACTACCAAGACTTTAATCCAACGAATGAGAGAATCAAGTTGGGAGGCTTTCATAAAAGAAGTTATATTATTTTGTGAGAAACATGAAGTTGAAGTTCCTGATTTGAATGCAATGCATATTCCTGAAAGAGGCCGAACTCGCAAAATTGTTGACCAAATTTCAGTAGAGCATCATTACCGTGTAAATTTATTTCTGGCTGTAATTGATACACAGTTGCAAGAGATTAATGGAAGATTCAATGATAATATGGTGGCATTGCTTACTTTAAGTTCAACTTTAGATCCCAGAGAAAATTATAAGCTCTTCAGTGTCAACAAAGTATGTGAATTAGTAGAACGGTTTTATCCAGGCGACTTCACTGACCAAGAGAAATTTCACATTAGAATGCAAGCTCAACATTATGAACTTGATGTTCCTAATCATGTTGAGTTAACTAACTTGTGCACAATTTCGGAGTTATGTCAAGGATTAACGAAGACAGAAAAGTCTTTAACATATCCTTTGATTGATCGTTTGATTCGCTTGGTATTAACTCTCCCTGTTTCAACTGCTACAACTGAGAGATCTTTTTCAGCTATGAATATTGTGAAGAATAGACTCAGAAACAAAATGGAAGATGAATTTCTTGCTAATTGTCTTTTGATTTATATTGAGAAGAAGATTGCTGAAAGATTTGACACCGATTCTATTATcgatgaattttatgatatgaAGAATCGACGTGTACCACTTCGTTAG